Genomic segment of Paracholeplasma morum:
TTTGTTGGTGGTACTGGTTCTCCATATTTCTCTACAGATACCGCAGCGGCATTAAGAGCTGCTGAGATTGATGCAGATGTCATACTTATGGCTAAAAATGGTGTCGAAGGTGTTTATGATAAAGATCCACGCAAAAACACTGATGCGATCATGTTTAATGAACTAACGCATAAATTTGTTTTAGAACATGGTTTAGAAATCATGGATTCTACCGCTGCAAGCTTATGCAAAGATAACTCAATTGATCTAATTGTCTTTAATATGAACCAAGAAGGCAACATCAAGAAAGCCAGCTTAGGTGAAAAAATCGGAACAGTTGTCAAATAGTCAAATAGGGAGATTAATATGAACGAACAAGCAGATTTAGTATTATTTGAAATCGAAGAAAAGATGGAAAAGTCCGTCCATGCTATGCTACATGATTTTTCTAGCATTCGTACGGGTAGAGCTAATCCAGCCCTTCTAGATAGCCTAGTAGTTGAATACTATGGAGTTGACTCTCCAGTTAAGCAAATAGCTTCAATTTCAGTTCCAGAAGGGAATCAATTATATGTTAAACCTTTCGATCGTTCTTTACTAAAGAAAATCGAAACAGCAATTCAAGCTTCAAGCTTAGGGTTACAACCTCAAAATGATGGAATAGGTATTCGTTTGGTATTGCCTCAATTAACCACTGAACGCAGAAAAGAACTATCAAAACAAGCAGAA
This window contains:
- the frr gene encoding ribosome recycling factor; its protein translation is MNEQADLVLFEIEEKMEKSVHAMLHDFSSIRTGRANPALLDSLVVEYYGVDSPVKQIASISVPEGNQLYVKPFDRSLLKKIETAIQASSLGLQPQNDGIGIRLVLPQLTTERRKELSKQAEKLSEHGKVAIRNLRRDANEQIKKIGLTEDSEHGYIEDVQTLTDTYIQKIEQATKTKIEEIMAI